The Macaca fascicularis isolate 582-1 chromosome 12, T2T-MFA8v1.1 genome has a segment encoding these proteins:
- the TMEM177 gene encoding transmembrane protein 177 isoform X3, giving the protein MAGPLWRTAAFVQRHRTGLLVGSCAGLFGVQMSYHLFPDPVVQWLYQYWAQGQPAPFPPQLQSLFQEVLQDIGVPSGHCYKPFTTFTFQPVSAGFPRLPAGAVVGIPASFLGDLVISPDHPRVIHGQRVDWRSPAGARLRAALTLSHEAQKFALAREVVYLESNTTALQALLAPACLAGTWALGVGTKYTLGLYGGPMNLRAAFNLVAAVAGFVVYAFSKDSLTHAVESWLDRRTASLSAAYVCGGVEFYEKLLSGNLALRSLLGKEGEKLYTPSGNIVPRHWFRIKHLPYTTRRDSLLHMWRMMLNPGRS; this is encoded by the coding sequence ATGGCAGGTCCCCTGTGGCGGACTGCAGCATTTGTGCAGAGACACAGGACAGGCCTTTTGGTGGGTTCCTGTGCAGGCCTGTTTGGAGTTCAAATGTCATACCACCTCTTCCCGGATCCCGTGGTCCAATGGCTCTACCAGTACTGGGCTCAGGGCCAGCCAGCCCCGTTCCCTCCACAGCTGCAGAGCCTCTTCCAAGAGGTGCTACAGGACATAGGTGTTCCTTCAGGCCATTGCTACAAGCCCTTCACCACCTTCACCTTCCAGCCTGTGAGTGCAGGCTTCCCCAGGCTCCCTGCTGGGGCTGTGGTGGGCATCCCTGCCAGTTTCTTGGGGGACCTAGTGATCAGCCCTGACCATCCCAGGGTCATACATGGGCAAAGAGTGGACTGGCGGAGCCCAGCAGGAGCCCGGCTGAGAGCTGCCCTGACCCTGTCCCATGAAGCCCAGAAGTTCGCCTTGGCCAGGGAAGTGGTGTACCTGGAAAGCAATACCACTGCCCTGCAGGCCCTGCTGGCCCCAGCTTGCCTGGCAGGGACCTGGGCACTGGGCGTGGGTACCAAGTACACCCTGGGGCTCTATGGAGGCCCCATGAATTTACGGGCTGCCTTCAACTTGGTGGCAGCAGTGGCAGGCTTTGTGGTCTACGCCTTCTCCAAGGATTCTCTCACTCACGCCGTGGAGTCCTGGCTGGACCGCCGCACGGCCTCCCTCTCTGCAGCCTATGTCTGCGGTGGAGTGGAGTTCTATGAGAAGCTTCTGTCGGGCAATCTGGCCCTGCGCAGTCTCTTGGGCAAGGAGGGGGAGAAGCTGTATACACCCAGCGGGAACATCGTCCCCAGACACTGGTTCCGCATCAAACATTTACCCTACACCACCCGCCGGGACTCTCTGCTGCACATGTGGAGGATGATGCTCAACCCGGGCCGCTCCTGA
- the TMEM177 gene encoding transmembrane protein 177 isoform X2, with translation MLCGRLAARRFRRSGLQQRRLSTVTTLMAGPLWRTAAFVQRHRTGLLVGSCAGLFGVQMSYHLFPDPVVQWLYQYWAQGQPAPFPPQLQSLFQEVLQDIGVPSGHCYKPFTTFTFQPVSAGFPRLPAGAVVGIPASFLGDLVISPDHPRVIHGQRVDWRSPAGARLRAALTLSHEAQKFALAREVVYLESNTTALQALLAPACLAGTWALGVGTKYTLGLYGGPMNLRAAFNLVAAVAGFVVYAFSKDSLTHAVESWLDRRTASLSAAYVCGGVEFYEKLLSGNLALRSLLGKEGEKLYTPSGNIVPRHWFRIKHLPYTTRRDSLLHMWRMMLNPGRS, from the exons ATGCTTTGCGGCCGCCTTGCCGCGCGCAGATTTAGGCGTTCCGGGCTGCAGCAGAGAAG ATTGTCCACGGTGACCACACTCATGGCAGGTCCCCTGTGGCGGACTGCAGCATTTGTGCAGAGACACAGGACAGGCCTTTTGGTGGGTTCCTGTGCAGGCCTGTTTGGAGTTCAAATGTCATACCACCTCTTCCCGGATCCCGTGGTCCAATGGCTCTACCAGTACTGGGCTCAGGGCCAGCCAGCCCCGTTCCCTCCACAGCTGCAGAGCCTCTTCCAAGAGGTGCTACAGGACATAGGTGTTCCTTCAGGCCATTGCTACAAGCCCTTCACCACCTTCACCTTCCAGCCTGTGAGTGCAGGCTTCCCCAGGCTCCCTGCTGGGGCTGTGGTGGGCATCCCTGCCAGTTTCTTGGGGGACCTAGTGATCAGCCCTGACCATCCCAGGGTCATACATGGGCAAAGAGTGGACTGGCGGAGCCCAGCAGGAGCCCGGCTGAGAGCTGCCCTGACCCTGTCCCATGAAGCCCAGAAGTTCGCCTTGGCCAGGGAAGTGGTGTACCTGGAAAGCAATACCACTGCCCTGCAGGCCCTGCTGGCCCCAGCTTGCCTGGCAGGGACCTGGGCACTGGGCGTGGGTACCAAGTACACCCTGGGGCTCTATGGAGGCCCCATGAATTTACGGGCTGCCTTCAACTTGGTGGCAGCAGTGGCAGGCTTTGTGGTCTACGCCTTCTCCAAGGATTCTCTCACTCACGCCGTGGAGTCCTGGCTGGACCGCCGCACGGCCTCCCTCTCTGCAGCCTATGTCTGCGGTGGAGTGGAGTTCTATGAGAAGCTTCTGTCGGGCAATCTGGCCCTGCGCAGTCTCTTGGGCAAGGAGGGGGAGAAGCTGTATACACCCAGCGGGAACATCGTCCCCAGACACTGGTTCCGCATCAAACATTTACCCTACACCACCCGCCGGGACTCTCTGCTGCACATGTGGAGGATGATGCTCAACCCGGGCCGCTCCTGA
- the TMEM177 gene encoding transmembrane protein 177 isoform X1 gives MASFYLNYLLKDPVSKYSHSLRLSTVTTLMAGPLWRTAAFVQRHRTGLLVGSCAGLFGVQMSYHLFPDPVVQWLYQYWAQGQPAPFPPQLQSLFQEVLQDIGVPSGHCYKPFTTFTFQPVSAGFPRLPAGAVVGIPASFLGDLVISPDHPRVIHGQRVDWRSPAGARLRAALTLSHEAQKFALAREVVYLESNTTALQALLAPACLAGTWALGVGTKYTLGLYGGPMNLRAAFNLVAAVAGFVVYAFSKDSLTHAVESWLDRRTASLSAAYVCGGVEFYEKLLSGNLALRSLLGKEGEKLYTPSGNIVPRHWFRIKHLPYTTRRDSLLHMWRMMLNPGRS, from the exons ATGGCCTCATTTtatcttaattacctccttaaagaccctgtctccaaatacagccacagtctgag ATTGTCCACGGTGACCACACTCATGGCAGGTCCCCTGTGGCGGACTGCAGCATTTGTGCAGAGACACAGGACAGGCCTTTTGGTGGGTTCCTGTGCAGGCCTGTTTGGAGTTCAAATGTCATACCACCTCTTCCCGGATCCCGTGGTCCAATGGCTCTACCAGTACTGGGCTCAGGGCCAGCCAGCCCCGTTCCCTCCACAGCTGCAGAGCCTCTTCCAAGAGGTGCTACAGGACATAGGTGTTCCTTCAGGCCATTGCTACAAGCCCTTCACCACCTTCACCTTCCAGCCTGTGAGTGCAGGCTTCCCCAGGCTCCCTGCTGGGGCTGTGGTGGGCATCCCTGCCAGTTTCTTGGGGGACCTAGTGATCAGCCCTGACCATCCCAGGGTCATACATGGGCAAAGAGTGGACTGGCGGAGCCCAGCAGGAGCCCGGCTGAGAGCTGCCCTGACCCTGTCCCATGAAGCCCAGAAGTTCGCCTTGGCCAGGGAAGTGGTGTACCTGGAAAGCAATACCACTGCCCTGCAGGCCCTGCTGGCCCCAGCTTGCCTGGCAGGGACCTGGGCACTGGGCGTGGGTACCAAGTACACCCTGGGGCTCTATGGAGGCCCCATGAATTTACGGGCTGCCTTCAACTTGGTGGCAGCAGTGGCAGGCTTTGTGGTCTACGCCTTCTCCAAGGATTCTCTCACTCACGCCGTGGAGTCCTGGCTGGACCGCCGCACGGCCTCCCTCTCTGCAGCCTATGTCTGCGGTGGAGTGGAGTTCTATGAGAAGCTTCTGTCGGGCAATCTGGCCCTGCGCAGTCTCTTGGGCAAGGAGGGGGAGAAGCTGTATACACCCAGCGGGAACATCGTCCCCAGACACTGGTTCCGCATCAAACATTTACCCTACACCACCCGCCGGGACTCTCTGCTGCACATGTGGAGGATGATGCTCAACCCGGGCCGCTCCTGA